The genomic region CCTCATTGGTACGACGAGGGATGATGAGCGGAACTCCAGGATGCAGTCTGAAAACTTCTTTAACAGTTGCTTGAAGGTATGGCAGGTTTGGGATATCACTCTCCACCACAAATCTGTTCTTTCCAACTACTTGGTCCAGTTCGAGTAGTAGTTTCTTGTGAACAGAAGGTTTCCTTAGTATTTCTGTCATGCCCCATTCCACAGTGCTTGAGGTTGTCTCTGTTCCTGCAATAAACATTTCCTGCCAAAACAAGATTAAAAGGAACCTCAAATAACAAGATTAATTTGTTGGACAAAAAATGGCAAAAACAAGGTAAAATCAGCTAATTTTGGCCATATGAATTTTCCTTACAGAAAGCATTCCTTTGATGATAGCTCTTGAGAATCGGTCCAAAccattttctttgtcattaCTCTTATAACTCAAAAGAACATCCAACATATCCATCGTCTCATTGTTACCTCTCTGAAGCTCAGCTGTTCCTTTCTCTGCCAACCTCTCCTCAATTAGCTTTTCGTAGAAAGCATCCAATTGGTCAAAGATCCCAGaaatttttctcttcaagCCTTGTAGGTCAAATGGTTTAACAATTGGAATGAGATCAGAAAAGTTCGGAGTTCCTAGTACCTTTATCATCTCCCAGAAcatctctttcatttttcttccttcaggCTTTGAGTTGTCGAAAAGGCTTTTGGAGCATAAAATATTACTCACAAGGTTGGCCAATGCCGTAAAAGCTGATTCTGCTATATTCACTTGAGTGCTCGACTTTGAGAGTATGTATAGATACTTGAGCAAACCATGGACCTATCGattgaaaaacaagcaaatcCACAACTTTgcaactttaaaaatataaaacattattgTATTTTCAAATACCACTAGCAGTGATGGTAATCTCATAcgtaatattaattatatcatCCGAAATATTGAATCTTGAATAAGTTTTACATAATATTGGCATCGTGtatgataaattaaatttaattaatccattctccaaaattattttctcaacTATAACATAGACTCATGTTGCCAAACATAAATCAAGTAATATTGAATTAACCTGTGTGGTGCGAACCGGCTCGAATTGCTCGAAGGCTTTTGGAGAAAGTAGTTCAGTGATCAAGATTCTTCGAAGAGCCTTCCACCTCGGTCCGTAGGGCGAGAAAATGATGGAATGAGCATCGTAAGAGACGACTCGAATGGCTTCGGTTATGGTACGACTAGAGAACATGCCTTCCTTTTCCTTGAGGATTTCGGATGCCATTTCTGGCGAGGAAATCACTATGGCTGGCTTGATGCCCATCTTCAGACAGAATAGTGGGCCATGGATTTTGGCAAGGTGAAAGAAATCTTCATGGAGACGATGGCTGAGGTGCGGAAGGCTTCCGAGGATGGGCCAACCAACAGGGCCTGGTGGTGCATTCTTCCAATTTTTAGAGCGACCGCCTAGGAGGATAGGGATAAGAAAATAGGAAGCAATCGACATTGTTACTGCTAGGATCGTCATGGAGCCAGAAACAAGGGAAGAAAAATGGGCAATCACGCTTAAGATGGAAGAATGCAACAAATCCATAATGGCAGCTTCTTTCTTCCCCTTCGCCTCTAACTATTTATGGAGGAGGAAGAGCTGTGTGGGGCTGCTCTCCCTCTGTACTACTTTATATACTTTAATAAATGCGACAACTAGACAATGTGTGTACGTTACGAAAATGAATCGGTTAAATTATTCCCAAGTTTTTTAGGATTTCATCTTAACTCATCTTAGACACATTAGTATTAAGAATGGATATTAAGGAATGGTTGAAAATAACTAAATTGCCCATAATCCTAAAACACCAAAACTTGTCTTTCcactcaaaaaagaaaaagcatcaCATGCTTACTGATCATCTGATCATTCGATAAAAACTAGGAAAATCTTTCTATCTAGACATCGGAATTTTGCAAAGACAAATTAAGCACAAGTATTGCCAATGCATGAGCCACGTATGTTGGtctttcattttatatatgttgcaCTATATACTGACAGGATGAAGAAAGTAATTCATAAAGTAATGagatttttattgaaattttatttttaattttatgaaaatttaactaaaaacaaacaTGATTGTTTCTGACCTGTAAGTGTAACCACTGTTGTAACTAAAGGGTAAGAAGACAAGGATGCATTTATGGCCTAGTCAATGCATGactaattttcaatttatactACAATAGATACATGCTCCAGTTTTGCAGAGGTGAACTTTTTATTTGTGTTGTATTTGTAAATCTGAtagttattaaaaataatttaagaaagaaaattaagtatGTTAGGAGGTGAGTTTACTTTTTTAGATAAATACTTTACTCCTTTTTCGATTGAACAAGTTTGctttgcaaattttttttcgtgcacacaataattttttcactCTCGTTgtactattttatatatagtgaaaatattatacatcttttcatttttttttatcgtAATGGTATTATGGAATGTCTATTACTTAAAAACATTTTGCAAGCTCTAGCCTGCCCTAATAAATGCTACAGTTATGCAATGTGTATACGTTACATTATCCGTTTGataattgaaatataaattgttaaagataaatattactttattacGTTGTGGGATCGATATCACAAGAAAGGGCGGGCAATATTCTCCATATGGGACTCATCCAGGAGAGAGGacaaagcaaataaaaaatgtcTTATGTCATTCTTGAGCTAAGACATTGTACGCTGGTCAgcacaatttttttattgatttgtaaaacattttatattcGTAACAggtttttacttttcaaacaaaaaaaaaatgaaaaatttttccctaaaaaattttcaacttcattgA from Theobroma cacao cultivar B97-61/B2 chromosome 9, Criollo_cocoa_genome_V2, whole genome shotgun sequence harbors:
- the LOC18589745 gene encoding probable (S)-N-methylcoclaurine 3'-hydroxylase isozyme 2 isoform X1, coding for MDLLHSSILSVIAHFSSLVSGSMTILAVTMSIASYFLIPILLGGRSKNWKNAPPGPVGWPILGSLPHLSHRLHEDFFHLAKIHGPLFCLKMGIKPAIVISSPEMASEILKEKEGMFSSRTITEAIRVVSYDAHSIIFSPYGPRWKALRRILITELLSPKAFEQFEPVRTTQVHGLLKYLYILSKSSTQVNIAESAFTALANLVSNILCSKSLFDNSKPEGRKMKEMFWEMIKVLGTPNFSDLIPIVKPFDLQGLKRKISGIFDQLDAFYEKLIEERLAEKGTAELQRGNNETMDMLDVLLSYKSNDKENGLDRFSRAIIKGMLSEMFIAGTETTSSTVEWGMTEILRKPSVHKKLLLELDQVVGKNRFVVESDIPNLPYLQATVKEVFRLHPGVPLIIPRRTNEACEVAGYHIPKHCIVYVNIWGIARDPKVWEDPLEFKPERFIGSSVDVKGQDFNLLPFGTGRRSCVGWPLAHRMVHYYLAALLHAFEWDSPPEILRDMNERVGLTLQKDKSLLGTPKPRLQASVYEH
- the LOC18589745 gene encoding (S)-N-methylcoclaurine 3'-hydroxylase isozyme 1 isoform X2, with protein sequence MDLLHSSILSVIAHFSSLVSGSMTILAVTMSIASYFLIPILLGGRSKNWKNAPPGPVGWPILGSLPHLSHRLHEDFFHLAKIHGPLFCLKMGIKPAIVISSPEMASEILKEKEGMFSSRTITEAIRVVSYDAHSIIFSPYGPRWKALRRILITELLSPKAFEQFEPVRTTQVHGLLKYLYILSKSSTQVNIAESAFTALANLVSNILCSKSLFDNSKPEGRKMKEMFWEMIKEMFIAGTETTSSTVEWGMTEILRKPSVHKKLLLELDQVVGKNRFVVESDIPNLPYLQATVKEVFRLHPGVPLIIPRRTNEACEVAGYHIPKHCIVYVNIWGIARDPKVWEDPLEFKPERFIGSSVDVKGQDFNLLPFGTGRRSCVGWPLAHRMVHYYLAALLHAFEWDSPPEILRDMNERVGLTLQKDKSLLGTPKPRLQASVYEH